In Nerophis lumbriciformis linkage group LG04, RoL_Nlum_v2.1, whole genome shotgun sequence, a single window of DNA contains:
- the chd4b gene encoding chromodomain-helicase-DNA-binding protein 4 isoform X1, producing the protein MSGSEDDRDNFGPAEEHSLLHDDEAEDVMSDVEVPKSKKKKKAKKSNRESRSNKRQRAIREELPMSSPEHLIGVEAAEQDEGGLRSESDGSDYAPGRKKKKRSSSTKDKKKGSTASEKGGSKSKRKDPEPDDDDEDDEDCQPKSSSQMLEAWGMKDIDHVFTQEDYNSLTNYKAFSQFVRPLIAAKNPKIAVSKMMTLMMAKWREFSTNNPLKGSASANAALAAANVAAVVENMVVAGTDGGANVVAPAAAPTTTPAAPVPAPPAPPLRKAKTKEGKGPNARKKSKSKAPPKPKPKKVAPLKIKLGGLNSKRKRSSSDEDEPDADSDFDEATFSVTEGSNRTSRSKKKSKSAKKKKKVEMEDGDGYETDHQDYCEVCQQGGEIILCDTCPRAYHMVCLDPDMEKAPEGKWSCPHCEKEGIQWEARDELSDAEVEDEDDRQEDDAEEEDDLHIEYCRVCKDGGELLCCDTCTSSYHIHCLNPPLPEIPNGEWICPRCKCPQMKGKVQKVITWRWGELPAPMPVPRPADLPADAPDPPPLVGRREREFFVKWCNLSYWHCSWVLELQLELNCQVMFRNYQRKTDMDEPPPVDFGGEGDDDKSTKRKNKDPLFVHMEAEFYRYGVKMEWLMIHRILNHSIDKKGNVHYLIKWRDLPYDQSTWESEDMDIPEFDTYKQTYWNHRELMIGDEGRPGKKLKKPVKIKKTERPPANPVVDPTIKFDRQPDYLDSTGGTLHPYQLEGLNWLRFSWAQATDTILADEMGLGKTVQTAVFLYSLYKEGHSKGPFLVSAPLSTIINWEREFEMWAPDMYVVTYVGDKDSRAVIRENEFSFEGNAIRGGKKASKMKKDSTVKFHVLLTSYELITIDQAVLGSIEWACLVVDEAHRLKNNQSKFFRVLNNYPLQHKLLLTGTPLQNNLEELFHLLNFLTPERFNNLEGFLEEFADIAKEDQIKKLHDMLGPHMLRRLKADVFKHMPSKTELIVRVELSPMQKKYYKFILTRNFDALNTRGGGNQVSLLNVVMDLKKCCNHPYLFPAAATEAPKLPNGMYEGMSLTKASGKLTLLQKMMTKLKEGGHRVLVFSQMTKMLDLLEDFLENEGYKYERIDGGVTGSMRQEAIDRFNAPGAPQFAFLLSTRAGGLGINLASADTVIIYDSDWNPHNDIQAFSRAHRIGQNRKVMIYRFVTKASVEERITQVAKKKMMLTHLVVRPGLGSKTGSMSKQELDDILKFGTEELFKDELGEGDNKEDDSSVIHYDDQAIDRLLDRNRDATDDTEIQSMNEYLSSFKVAQYVVKDEEVEEEEVEREVIKQEESVDPDYWEKLLRHHYEQQQEDLARNLGKGKRTRKPVNYNDGSQEDRGIRQDWQEDQSDNQSDYSVASEEGDEDFDERSEANNRRPNRKGLRNDRDKPLPPLLARVGGNIEVLGFNARQRKAFLNAVMRYGMPPQDAFTNQWLVRDLRGKSEKEFKAYVSLFMRHLCEPGADGAETFADGVPREGLSRQHVLTRIGVMSLIRKKVQEFEHVNGQWSMPWMAELEENKRAAALAAGEDPRTPSTGTPADTQPNTPVPEDLSRPEDREDVRKNPEEAKGVRKIDDPEIIEIPDESDKSPASEIKDGSPARKEDKEKEARGQDEGKEAQDPIKTSHMLDDAEVKGETADGKADDEERSKAEEAKDEKMDMTSTEKDQKEEKDSIKSDESSKLQNGENAREGATAAALSMVNVSEEKRKASKQRFMFNIADGGFTELHSLWQNEERAATVTKKTFEIWHRRHDYWLLAGIIQHGYARWQDVQNDVRFAILNEPFKGEMSRGNFLEIKNKFLARRFKLLEQALVIEEQLRRAAYLNMTEDPAHPSMALNTRFSEVECLAESHQHLSKESMSGNKPANAVLHKVLKQLEELLSDMKADVTRLPATIARIPPVAVRLQMSERNILSRLASRGPEVTGQNQAQSVQQMQVSR; encoded by the exons ATGTCAGGCAGCGAGGATGACAGGGACAACTTCGGGCCCGCCGAGGAGCACTCACTCCTCCACG ATGACGAGGCGGAGGACGTCATGTCTGACGTGGAGGTGCCCAAgtccaagaagaagaagaaagccaAGAAAAGCAACCGAGAGAGCAGAAGCAACAAGAGACAGCGAGCCATCAGAGAG GAGTTGCCAATGAGCTCGCCGGAGCACCTGATCGGAGTGGAGGCAGCTGAGCAAGATGAGGGAGGTCTGCGCTCGGAGAGTGACGGAAGTGATTACGCCCCtggaagaaaaaagaagaaacgcTCCAGCTCGACCAAAGACAAGAAGAAAGGAAGCACGGCCTCTGAGAAAGGGGGCTCCAAGAGCAAACGCAAAGATCCAGAACCGGATGATGACGACGAGGACGATGAGGACTGCCAG CCGAAAAGCTCCTCTCAGATGCTGGAGGCCTGGGGCATGAAAGATATCGATCATGTTTTTACTCAGGAAGACTACAACTCCCTCACCAACTACAAGGCCTTCAGCCAGTTTGTCAG GCCTCTGATTGCAGCCAAGAACCCCAAAATTGCTGTTTCAAAGATGATGACTTTAATGATGGCCAAGTGGAGAGAATTTAGCACAAACAACCCGCTTAAG GGCTCCGCCAGCGCCAATGCAGCTCTGGCAGCCGCCAATGTGGCTGCAGTGGTGGAGAACATGGTGGTGGCTGGGACAGACGGGGGTGCGAACGTTGTTGCTCCTGCCGCTGCTCCCACGACAACGCCTGCTGCTCCAGTGCCGGCACCTCCTGCGCCACCGCTTCGCAAGGCGAAGACCAAAGAGGGCAAAG GCCCTAATGCTCGTAAAAAGTCCAAGTCTAAAGCTCCACCAAAGCCCAAGCCCAAGAAGGTGGCTCCACTCAAAATTAAACTAGGAGGTTTGAACAGCAAGAGGAAGCGCTCATCG AGTGACGAAGACGAGCCAGATGCAGACAGTGATTTTGATGAAGCAACCTTCTCCGTGACGGAAGGCTCTAACCGCACTAGCCGCAGCAAGAAGAAGTCCAAGAGtgcaaagaaaaagaagaaag TCGAAATGGAGGATGGCGACGGTTACGAGACAGACCACCAGGACTACTGCGAGGTGTGCCAGCAGGGAGGAGAGATCATTCTGTGCGACACCTGTCCCAGGGCTTATCACATGGTCTGTTTGGACCCTGACATGGAGAAGGCACCCGAGGGCAAGTGGAGCTGTCCACACTGT GAGAAGGAGGGTATCCAGTGGGAAGCACGGGACGAGCTCTCCGACGCCGAAGTGGAAGACGAGGATGACAGGCAGGAGGACGACGCAGAGGAAGAGGACGACCTCCACATTGAGTACTGCAGAGTGTGCAAGGACGGAGGGGAACTGCTCTGCTGCGATACTTGCACCTCGTCTTATCACATCCACTGTCTCAACCCGCCTCTCCCCGAAATCCCTAATGGCGAGTGGATCTGTCCCCGCTGCAAGTGTCCACAAATGAAGGGAAAAGTCCAGAAGGTTATAACATGGCGTTGGGGAGAGCTGCCAGCCCCCATGCCCGTCCCCCGACCTGCTGATCTTCCTGCTGATGCTCCTGACCCGCCACCACTTGTTGGTCGCCGGGAGAGGGAGTTCTTTGTCAAATGGTGCAATCTGTCTTACTGGCACTGCTCCTGGGTGCTGGAGCTGCAG TTGGAGCTGAACTGCCAGGTGATGTTTCGCAACTACCAGAGGAAAACTGACATGGATGAGCCGCCACCGGTGGATTTCGGAGGCGAGGGCGACGACGACAAAAGCACCAAGAGAAAGAACAAGGATCCGCTCTTCGTCCATATGGAGGCAGAGTTCTACCGGTATGGAGTCAAGATGGAGTGGCTGATGATACATCGCATTCTCAACCACAG TATTGACAAGAAGGGAAATGTACACTACCTGATCAAGTGGCGGGATCTGCCCTACGATCAGTCGACGTGGGAGAGCGAAGACATGGACATCCCAGAGTTTGACACCTACAAGCAGACTTACTGGAATCACAG AGAGTTGATGATTGGCGATGAGGGCAGACCTGGTAAGAAGCTGAAGAAGCCTGTCAAAATCAAGAAGACAGAGCGTCCACCTGCTAACCCAGTTGTAGAT CCCACCATCAAGTTTGACCGTCAGCCTGACTACCTGGACAGCACAGGGGGCACTCTGCACCCCTACCAGCTGGAGGGTTTGAACTGGCTCAGGTTTTCCTGGGCTCAGGCCACCGACACCATCCTTGCTGATGAGATGGGCTTAGGCAAAACGGTCCAGACTGCTGTCTTCCTTTACTCGCTGTACAAAGAG GGTCATTCCAAAGGTCCTTTCCTGGTCAGTGCACCCCTGTCCACCATCATTAACTGGGAGAGAGAATTTGAAATGTGGGCGCCGGACATGTATGTGGTCACATACGTCGGGGACAAGGACAGCAGGGCTGTCATCCGAGAGAATGAGTTCTCCTTCGAAGGGAATGCCATCCGAGGTGGGAAGAAGGCATCCAAAATGAAG AAAGACTCAACAGTCAAGTTCCATGTCCTGCTCACATCCTATGAGCTGATTACTATTGATCAGGCTGTGCTGGGCTCAATTGAATGGGCTTGTCTGGTGGTGGATGAGGCTCACAGGCTCAAGAACAACCAGTCCAAG TTCTTCCGAGTGTTGAACAACTACCCACTGCAACACAAGCTGCTCCTGACGGGCACGCCTCTTCAGAACAACCTAGAGGAGCTGTTCCACTTGCTTAACTTTCTGACTCCGGAGAGATTCAA CAACTTGGAAGGCTTTTTGGAAGAGTTTGCTGATATCGCCAAAGAAGACCAGATCAAGAAGCTCCATGACATGCTGGGACCGCACATGCTCAGGAGGCTGAAGGCGGACGTCTTCAAACACATGCCATCCAAGACTGAGCTCATTGTCAGAGTGGAGCTGAGCCCCATGCAAAA GAAATACTACAAGTTTATTCTAACACGGAATTTTGATGCATTGAACACCCGTGGAGGAGGAAACCAAGTTTCTCTGCTCAACGTGGTGATGGACCTGAAAAAGTGCTGCAATCATCCATACCTTTTTCCTGCTGCTGCTACA GAGGCTCCAAAACTTCCAAACGGCATGTACGAAGGCATGTCTCTGACCAAAGCATCGGGCAAGCTGACGCTCCTGCAGAAGATGATGACGAAGCTGAAGGAGGGAGGCCACAGGGTTTTAGTTTTCTCCCAGATGACCAAAATGCTCGACCTGCTTGAGGACTTCCTGGAAAACGAGGGCTACAAATACGAGCGAATAGACGGCGGAGTGACGGGCAGCATGCGGCAGGAGGCCATCGACCGCTTTAAtg CTCCTGGTGCTCCCCAGTTTGCTTTCCTCCTCTCGACTAGAGCAGGAGGTTTGGGCATTAATCTTGCATCTGCAGACACTGTTATCATCTATGACTCTGACTGGAATCCTCACAATGACATCCAG GCGTTTAGCAGAGCTCACCGTATTGGTCAAAACAGGAAGGTGATGATCTATCGTTTTGTGACCAAAGCGTCCGTAGAGGAGAGGATCACACAG GTAGCAAAGAAAAAGATGATGCTTACCCATCTAGTGGTACGGCCCGGGCTTGGCTCCAAGACGGGTTCCATGTCCAAGCAGGAGCTTGACGATATCCTCAAATTTGGAACTGAGGAGCTTTTCAAGGATGAGCTTGGGGAAG GGGACAACAAGGAGGACGACAGCAGTGTGATCCACTACGACGACCAAGCCATCGATCGCTTGTTGGACAGGAATCGGGACGCCACAGACGACACCGAGATCCAGAGCATGAATGAATACCTCAGCTCCTTCAAAGTAGCTCAATATGTGGTAAaagatgaggaggttgag GAAGAGGAAGTGGAGAGGGAGGTGATCAAGCAGGAGGAAAGTGTAGATCCCGACTACTGGGAGAAGCTGCTTCGGCATCACTACGAGCAGCAGCAAGAAGATTTGGCCCGCAATCTGGGCAAAGGCAAAAGAACCCGAAAGCCGGTGAATTACAATGACGGTTCCCAGGAGGACCGAGGTATAAGACAGG ACTGGCAAGAAGATCAATCCGACAACCAGTCTGACTACTCAGTGGCATCGGAGGAAGGTGATGAAGATTTTGATGAGCGTTCTGAAG CCAACAACCGCAGACCAAATCGCAAAGGCTTGAGGAACGACAGGGACAAGCCTCTGCCTCCCCTATTGGCGAGAGTGGGAGGAAACATTGAG GTTCTTGGCTTCAATGCACGACAGAGGAAGGCCTTCCTGAATGCTGTAATGCGGTATGGGATGCCTCCGCAGGATGCTTTCACCAATCAGTGGCTGGTGCGGGACCTTCGAGGGAAGTCAGAGAAGGAGTTTAA GGCTTATGTGTCTCTCTTCATGAGGCACTTGTGTGAACCGGGCGCTGATGGAGCTGAGACCTTTGCAGATGGCGTCCCGCGTGAGGGACTATCTCGGCAGCATGTGCTCACTCGCATCggtgtcatgtctctcataagaaAAAAG GTGCAGGAGTTTGAGCATGTGAATGGTCAGTGGTCCATGCCATGGATGGCAGAACTGGAGGAAAACAAAAGGGCTGCAGCTTTGGCTGCTGGTGAGGATCCTAGGACTCCTTCAACTGGGACCCCTGCGGATACACAACCTAATACTCCAGTGCCAG AGGATCTTTCAAGACCGGAGGACAGAGAAGACGTGAGGAAGAATCCTGAGGAGGCAAAAGGAGTCAGGAAGATAGATGATCCAGAG ATTATTGAAATCCCAGATGAATCAGATAAATCGCCGGCTTCCGAAATCAAAGACGGCTCACCTGCGAGGAAAGAGGACAAAGAGAAGGAGGCACGAGGCCAGGATGAAGGGAAGGAGGCGCAAGACCCGATCAAGACGTCACATATGTTAGATGATGCTGAGGTGAAGGGTGAAACTGCAGACGGGAAAGCAGATGATGAGGAACGGTCAAAAG CAGAAGAGGCAAAAGATGAGAAGATGGACATGACATCAACAGAAAAAG atcaaaaagaagaaaaagacagcATTAAATCGGACGAATCCAGCAAACTTCAGAATGGAGAGAATGCCAGAGAAGGAGCAACAGCAGCAGCTTTGTCCATGGTGAATGTTAGTGAAGAGAAGAGAAAAGCCAGCAAGCAGAGGTTCATGTTCAACATTGCAGATGGCGGCTTTACAG AGCTACACTCCCTGTGGCAGAATGAAGAAAGGGCAGCCACCGTCACGAAGAAGACCTTTGAGATCTGGCACCGCCGCCATGACTACTGGCTCCTGGCTGGCATCATACA ACATGGCTATGCTCGATGGCAGGATGTACAGAATGATGTAAGATTTGCCATTCTCAACGAGCCTTTCAAAGGGGAAATGAGCCGGGGGAACTTCCTGGAGATAAAGAACAAGTTTCTGGCACGTAGATTCAAG TTGCTGGAGCAGGCGTTGGTCATTGAGGAGCAACTCCGCCGGGCGGCCTACCTCAACATGACGGAGGACCCGGCTCACCCCTCCATGGCCCTCAACACTCGCTTCAGTGAGGTGGAGTGTCTGGCTGAGTCCCACCAGCACCTGAGCAAGGAGTCCATGTCTGGAAACAAGCCTGCCAATGCAGTGCTGCACAAAG TTCTCAAACAACTGGAGGAGTTGCTGAGCGACATGAAGGCCGACGTCACGCGCCTTCCAGCAACCATCGCCAGGATACCACCGGTGGCCGTGCGGTTGCAAATGTCCGAGAGGAACATCCTGAGCCGACTGGCCAGCCGTGGTCCTGAGGTGACCGGCCAGAACCAGGCGCAGAGCGTGCAGCAGATGCAGGTGTCACGCTGA